In the genome of Deinococcus sp. YIM 77859, one region contains:
- the hyi gene encoding hydroxypyruvate isomerase, producing the protein MTQFAANLTLLFQEKPFLERFAAARQAGFSAVEYMFPYPYSPEDLRSQLQEHGLRQVLFNLPAGNWEAGERGIAVLQGRQEEFRQGVTRALTYVEALRDPDAPPLVNCLVGKLPAGADAGEARRVLVENLRYAAQELGRVGVTLLIEPINPHDIPGFFLRTPGQAAALIDEVGADNLKIQYDLYHQQRTEGQLLDTFRRLQDRIGHVQLADVPGRHQPGTGEINYPFVLAALDQAGYGGYVGLEYIPEGDTVSSLAWLKSLGEGVPT; encoded by the coding sequence ATGACCCAATTTGCTGCCAACCTCACCCTGCTGTTTCAGGAAAAACCCTTTTTAGAGCGCTTTGCTGCCGCGCGGCAGGCGGGCTTTTCTGCCGTCGAGTACATGTTTCCCTATCCCTATTCGCCTGAGGACCTGCGGTCGCAGCTCCAGGAACACGGGCTGCGGCAGGTGCTCTTTAACCTGCCCGCTGGAAACTGGGAGGCGGGGGAGCGCGGGATCGCGGTGCTGCAAGGCCGTCAGGAGGAGTTCCGTCAGGGCGTCACACGGGCGCTGACCTACGTGGAGGCGCTGCGGGACCCGGATGCGCCGCCCCTGGTGAACTGCCTGGTCGGGAAGCTGCCCGCCGGAGCGGACGCTGGGGAGGCCCGCCGCGTGCTCGTGGAGAACCTGCGGTACGCCGCACAGGAACTCGGCCGGGTGGGGGTGACCCTGCTGATCGAGCCCATCAACCCGCACGACATTCCCGGCTTCTTCCTGCGCACGCCGGGTCAGGCCGCCGCGCTGATCGACGAGGTGGGCGCGGACAACCTGAAGATTCAGTACGACCTGTACCACCAGCAGCGCACCGAGGGGCAACTGCTCGACACCTTCCGCCGCCTGCAGGACCGAATCGGGCACGTGCAGCTCGCGGACGTGCCGGGCCGTCACCAGCCGGGCACCGGGGAGATCAACTATCCCTTCGTGCTCGCCGCGCTCGATCAGGCCGGGTATGGCGGATACGTGGGGCTGGAGTACATCCCCGAGGGGGACACCGTGAGTTCGCTGGCCTGGCTGAAGAGCCTGGGGGAAGGAGTGCCGACATGA